ATAAAGATAACCGTTCTATAAATAGGGAATATGCTGACGTTGCTGGCAGTCACCTGAGACGTTCACACACTGAGGACACACTAACCTGGATGAAGACTTTCCCCCTGTTTATAACTTTCTCTTAGCATCTTCAAAACTGAATTGCGCGTAATATCAAGTTAATGTGGGCAGGTAGAAATTATTGTATTATGTTGTTCAAATCATGAATAGAAACACAGGggatgtaaaatatgtattactttcacaaaaatgcatatgtattatttataaattGGTAATTATAAGACATCCACTATCATTAATTCTGCCATTAAGGTAATATGCAGACCAGCTGAGATGTTATGGAAAACGAgacaaatgaaaagcaaagcatgtgaaataaacaaactgtGGTAAAATAATCTCTCTTCTTTTAGAGGTCAGGAAGCACAGGTGTCCGAGTACTCACACTTTATCTACCAACACAGTGATGGAGTCCCACGTCACCACCCAGCACTCTATAAAAACACTAAAGAAGTGTGCACATCACTGCAGGCAAATAGACAACACACcagcaaaaaacaccttcagaaaaaaatgaaggtatGGCAATTCTTAGGGAAGGGCAATATGTGTTTAACTACACAATcctaatttaaaataataaattcagaaTTCATGCCTACACATGCatgaattacaaaatatatgaaTTACCACCAGTGCCAtactaaaaaaaagaacatataaTATGCAACATAATGCATGTAGACATATTTAGGCAAAGTAATATTTTGCAATGCATGGCATATTTAGACATATGTTAAATGAGATTCTGGCATTTTGGATTCCTGTCACGTTCGTTATTCAGTTTAAATGACAGTTCTGACTGCGTCTTGGCTGGTATTAACAGTGCATTTGTTGCAGGTTTTGATTGTCCTGGCTGTGCTGATCCCTGTGGGGGCCTATCCCCTCTTCCAGCCTCTGGACTGTGCAGACATCTACAACCAAGGCTCTGAGGCCAGCGGGGTGTACCAGATTTACCCTGGGGGAGCCACCTACCCTTTCTACGTGTACTGTGACATGGACACTGAGGGAGGCAAATGGACTGTAAGTACATGTGTCACGTTAAAGTTACTGCTAATgtaactacatttacatttacatttattcatttggcagacacttgccatataaggagtcagcAATATTAAAAGTGCTGCATTACCAAGCTTCACTACTTGGCCAGGCAAGgcacaagctagctagtagagacacaagtgcatgaaaccatagattaGAATTTCTTAAGGAAAAAAGTTTAAGAAATTGCTTTGGGTGGTAGCGTTTCGGGTGTTCAGGAGcacggaagagctgtgtcttcagatgtttcttgagaATAttgagggactcagcagatcGGACTGAGTaaggaagttcattccaccatcaagGGACAACTATAATACTTTGTATTCAATAAACGCAATGgcaatatattatacattttacatttagagTCATATTTTCAAGTAGAACCACATTGGTAAGACTGAGTCCCGGATTTATATCTTGTGGCTAGCAGACATTACTtcattacaattttacaattacagtggCATAAACTAATAATGGAAACCCATCCCAATGGAAACTCCTAGGTGCTGCAGAGAAGAATGGATGGGACTGTGAACTTCTTCAGAGGATGGGAGCAGTACAAGAGAGGCTTCGGGCAAGCGTCCGGGGAGTATTGGCTGGGTGAGGCCCTTTTCAATCTCCTCAAAAGGCACCTCATATGGTTCTGTCAGAACATGCAATAAATCCCAGGGAAAGTACTTGCTTAGATGAACCAGGCATTTATAAATCAGGCCAGTAAGGCTTGTTTTACCTGCTGTGTGCTTGGCATGTCTAACAACCCCAGctgatctttttttccagtgaatgTCTAATTAACTTCAAGCTCTAATTAGATAGATGCAATATGAATctttcaagctgtatctctggCCTACCTTCTTCCCTATCtatgtctatctatcctatggactgttattttcattacaaaaggCACTCTGCACTAGCTCAGCACTTAgctttgtatcttactgacctctttgaaaataatttgtgaTAACTGCTCTTAGCataatgatgcatttatttggaagttgtaatgtaatgcaatgtaatgtaatgtaaagtaatgagaaTGGAGTAAGGACGGAAGTCAGTTTTATAGTGCCATTTAAACTTACTTAATACAACCAACATTATGTCATGTGAAATGTGGCACAATATTTGACATGATTCCCttagaaaacatttttggccAAAAAGTCATAGTGTTGGTGCTGGTAGACATTGCTGCCGAATTCATATCCAGTCCTGACTGTGAAATGTGACCATGCCAGCGAGTAagagctctgtgctgcaggtctAGAGACCATCCACCTCATGATGCTGAAGAAGAACTATGAGCTGCGTGTGGATATCGAGGACTTTGAAGGGGCCAACGTGTTCGCCAAATattcctccttctccatctctccaatGGCCATTAACGCTGAGCTGGATGGCTACACCCTCCATGTCAGTGGCTTTACagatggaggagcaggtgagTCCCAATTGAGTAAAGGCCAAAAGCTACGCAAAAGTATGGAATGGTGCTAAAAAGAGGTTGGTAAACTAAACCATGGGCTAATAGGGCAATTATTatgttaatatatatttttatatatgtttttttttggggggggggtaattgatgtaattaaaatacattatatatatatatattatatatttatatatatatatagtcacTGTAGTGTAAAGCTTTTTAATGCACAAAGACAGTGCACTCCAGACTTTAATAACAATATTGCATATTTAATATTGCACCATCCTCCATCTCGACTCACAGGTGTGTTGTTTGTTCACTTTGTTGAGCCAGCATCCATATTCCTATGCAAAGAAGCATGCATAGTTGTTAAATGCTATCTATCTACGTGGCTGGACATTTACTGGAGAAATGAAAGTTTTGAGTCTTAAGGCACTGCAACAACAGTGCCCTGTCCGTGATTCAAACCTGCCATTAGCCTGCGTACTAGTCCTATTTTGATAGCATTTTCATGTCACGCTGCTTCCCTACTGCATGTGAACATGCTTGGCACCTTCCACTGTACTGAAAGCTCACAGGTTTTTGTCCACAGGGGATTCGCTGTCCTACAACAATGGAGCAAAGTTCAGCACATTCGACCGAGATCGAGACACACATCATAGTGTGAACTGTGCTGTAAATCTGGGTGGAGGATTTTGGCATTATTCCTGCACTAACGTGAACCCCAATGGAATTTACACATGGGGGAGGGATGATTCCAATGGGGTGTTCTGGTGGCACTGGAAGTCAGCCACCTACTCTCTGAAAGCCATCTCCATGAAGATGCGGCCTGTGTCCCTGGTGTACTCAGAAGAGTAGCTGGGCTGCAGAGCACCTGCCCATTGAAGTTTGCCTGCCTGTCTTCTCTGGCCAGGCAGTCACTAAGAAATTGTGTGTAATcattagaaaataaattaagatgCATGCATATGATCTGATTCCATACAAATGCTAAGTGAATACATTTCAGTGTGTAAAAGGTTCATAACACACAAAAGTGGTTCTTTTTTTAGATGCAACTCACTGAAAAGTGACTGTTCAGTAACAATTTGGACACCTCTTATATGTTACTGGAAAGCTCCTTTGTCAGAGGCGGTTATATCATCAGTTTGAGCTTTGTGCATTTAGTCAAATCCTCCTGGGTGGTTTGTGCAATCGACTAGTCATGTGTGCATCCTCAAATCAACCATCTTCGCTAATGGATAACAATGCATCTGTCCTGAGACCACATTGACAATCAGTTCACCCACTAGAACAAAAACCAAATATACTGAATAAAATATACTATATCCTTCAAAATATACTATATTTGAAATTTCCAAAGTCAAGTAACTGAAAAGATATCACGTTCCACTGAActataaatatgcaaattgtAAACAGTCACTGTGGTTTTCTTGCTTGCCCACATGATCCTGCTGTCAAGAAAGATTTGCATTTCCTCATACAATAAGTCTCTACTGCAGCTGGCTAGGTAGCAAGCCATCCATAGAAGGTGAATCTAGCTTTTTTATCATTACTAACCACTTTTCCATGACCAACATGTACATCCTGGGCTACCCTGGACTGGGACATTGAGCACACATGTAGTTTAACCCTGGCACAGGAGAAAAGTCACAACTAGCTAGGCTGCCAGCAACTGTGCATTACTTAGAACCCTCTAGACTGTTACCTGACATTATCCAGCAAAAGGCCTGAATTATTGAAGCTGATTATAGCTCTCATAGAGATGATGATATAATACTTTGtttacacaatttaaaaaggtGCTGTACTGTAAAATATCTGAGAAACCTGTGCCATTGTCAGTTCATTCGTGTGGACTGCGAACAGATAGCATATTGTTATCCACCACCTACATTTCATAATAAAGTTGTTaagaaaatgtatgcaaatgatCAATTCAACTCAATTCTTTATTGAGTATTCTTTAAGTAATGCTTTAGAAATGACAGGTGGATTATTCTTTAGTATACCGACACACAGACAAGATCCATGGGCAATTTATCTACAGTTAATAATTGTCAGCCTGCAGACTActatcaaaaacaaatattcaaattatAACTGACAAATGGAACTTTTATATTCTTACAGAATGTTGTGCAAATCTTGACCAGACCGAAAATCCTGTCTCAATAATACCTATGTCTGGAAAAAGTCTGGAATGTGTATTTCTGCAAAGAGCAGGTGCCCTGTATCAAAGAAATCAGATAGATACAGGCATGAGAATACTGACTGTAGTCACTACT
The sequence above is a segment of the Megalops cyprinoides isolate fMegCyp1 chromosome 23, fMegCyp1.pri, whole genome shotgun sequence genome. Coding sequences within it:
- the LOC118770234 gene encoding microfibril-associated glycoprotein 4-like, coding for MTVLTASWLVLTVHLLQVLIVLAVLIPVGAYPLFQPLDCADIYNQGSEASGVYQIYPGGATYPFYVYCDMDTEGGKWTVLQRRMDGTVNFFRGWEQYKRGFGQASGEYWLGLETIHLMMLKKNYELRVDIEDFEGANVFAKYSSFSISPMAINAELDGYTLHVSGFTDGGAGDSLSYNNGAKFSTFDRDRDTHHSVNCAVNLGGGFWHYSCTNVNPNGIYTWGRDDSNGVFWWHWKSATYSLKAISMKMRPVSLVYSEE